In the genome of Chloroflexota bacterium, one region contains:
- a CDS encoding type II toxin-antitoxin system HicB family antitoxin, which translates to MKYTVIIEKGRESGYIAYAPALKGCVSQGPTKAAARRNIREAIEAYIEALIADGLPVPQENKVPTLMTVKV; encoded by the coding sequence ATGAAATACACCGTCATCATTGAAAAAGGCCGCGAGTCCGGCTACATCGCCTACGCCCCCGCCTTGAAGGGCTGTGTCTCCCAAGGGCCGACAAAAGCAGCCGCCCGGCGAAACATCCGCGAAGCCATCGAGGCCTACATCGAAGCCCTCATCGCTGACGGTCTGCCCGTTCCTCAGGAAAACAAGGTGCCGACTTTGATGACCGTCAAGGTCTAG
- a CDS encoding AccI family restriction endonuclease translates to MKVSQKSLFEKLLSVQAEEIEFELHGHHPVAWCEFWLNPRRLRGSDFLMRWSQGHWSEERLIEAVNNTSRFFAVPYGPSGVAPDDVREFELYFERLDAAGLGNAKRPDLLVFKKSDQSKVKEAIAELGGLTELPFSSEEAPPMKLLLSHAVIAVECENSLWIAKKMPDYGTTLTPQKRLGGRNGLKKTAVVPTIIIKDEDIEALSSWQKRAGVPRGGSGKLDSGDKWNRCLKMA, encoded by the coding sequence ATGAAAGTTAGCCAGAAAAGCCTGTTCGAGAAGCTACTCAGCGTCCAAGCTGAGGAAATTGAGTTCGAATTACACGGCCATCATCCGGTGGCCTGGTGCGAATTTTGGTTGAACCCACGTCGCCTGAGAGGCAGCGACTTTCTTATGCGCTGGTCGCAGGGCCATTGGAGTGAGGAACGCCTTATCGAAGCCGTAAATAACACTTCCCGATTCTTTGCCGTCCCATACGGCCCGAGCGGTGTCGCTCCGGATGATGTTCGCGAATTTGAATTGTATTTCGAACGACTAGATGCCGCAGGTCTTGGCAATGCAAAACGTCCTGACCTCTTAGTCTTCAAGAAATCAGACCAATCGAAGGTAAAAGAAGCCATAGCTGAGCTCGGCGGCCTCACCGAACTGCCGTTTTCGTCCGAAGAAGCGCCGCCAATGAAACTACTGCTATCTCACGCCGTCATCGCTGTTGAATGCGAGAACAGCTTATGGATCGCTAAGAAAATGCCCGATTACGGAACAACCCTGACACCCCAAAAGCGTCTCGGTGGCAGAAATGGACTTAAGAAAACCGCCGTCGTTCCTACGATCATTATCAAAGATGAGGACATCGAAGCACTCAGCAGTTGGCAGAAGCGTGCTGGGGTACCTAGAGGTGGTTCCGGAAAACTAGACAGCGGGGATAAGTGGAATCGCTGCCTGAAGATGGCATGA